The Fusarium fujikuroi IMI 58289 draft genome, chromosome FFUJ_chr01 sequence TATTGCAGGCAGAAGTGGCTGGCCTTTTCAACCATAAATCCGAACCCGCTCTTGGGTTGTGAGGAGTGAAAGAGTAAAGGCAAGCTTGGGTCAGGTTTTTGGGATATTCAATTTATCATGCACATATTACAGAATCACAGCGGTATATAGGGAGTTGGTTATAATGATACCACGATGGAGTTTCATAGAGACTATCACACGAAAGCGTGTCGATTTGCATCAAAGAGGTCAATTAAAACAGATTTTATTATCAAACAGACTTTCAATCATCGCCGTGCTTTTTTTATCCTGGTATCTATTATTGCAACATAATGCAAGTCTCAATTTCTATTTTCATATGGCTCTTATTCAGAGTCGCTCTCAGCTGCATCAGGTGAAAAGCCTTGgaactcctcctcgtcatcatcatcatcatctggcGCAGCTCCTTCGCCagcgtcttcatcgtcctcctcctcctcgatctcaaagGCACCAGAGATATCCCATCGGTCGCCCTTGGCGCTTTTGCTGACGTATTTGACGAACTTAAGAGCGCCGCTGTCGCGCATAACAATAGTCATCTTATTCCATGACGCAgcctggaagaagagaatgttgtcgtcgtcatcgcctGTCTTATATACCGCTGCATCTTcgtcggcatcatcatcaccggaCATGAAGATTTCTTGGCCACCGACTTCAGGtgtttcctcctccttctttttctctacagccttggcttttccttttcctttatTCTTTACATCCTCGCCGTTCtgatcttcagcttcttcctcggggtcctcttcctcatcttcgccCCAGCCAGATGTAGGTGTGAATCCGAGGTTAATTTCTACGCGCGCCTTGCCCTCGTGGCCAGTCGCGAGAGTGTAGTCGAGACCGCGGCGGAAACGACGCGCGAGGAGATCGGCACTTTCGATGGTGGTTTTGGTGGCCATCTGGAGCCATTGGCGGAACTGACGGCTGGGcaggaagatgtcgagaagtTCAGTGATGGGAGATTCCTCCTGTGAGGTGCGAAGCTGATCAGGTCTGCTGGGCTGTTGGTAGAGATATCGCGCCTTGTGAGGAGGCTTGGCTACACGCCATGAAGTCTTCTTTTCTATCGTAGCGGTATCTTCTTGTGCGggtttcttctcctcagcctcaacgtAGTCTCTTAGGCGCTGGGCAAACTTCTTGCCCAGAATATCTGGCAAGGTGATTTCAAACATCTCGTTGAAGGTCTCGGAGATCTCCTCCAAGGCATCAGGAACCAGATATGCAGGCGAGATGTACTTGAGCAGAAACTCAAGATCAGCTTCGTCGAAACCATCCTGGCTGGCCTTATCAACTTTCATAacctgaggctgaggcaTATCGTACTGAGCAGGATTGCCCTGAAGTTGCATCAAGCCGCTGTTCTTGGcgtttctctcctcttctcccttgATGTAACCATCCTCTCCAATCTGGGGAATATGGAACCATCCACTGATAGCCATACGAATGCGACCACCGTCCCTCTCTAGCTGCTCCTTGGTTTCGGCGCGATAGACCTCCTCGACGTCGTGGAAACTCTCTCCAGGCTGGACAGCGAAGAAGCTCAGCTGGTTCCACGCAGGCGGAATGACCTTTGTAACGTCAGGAAGCGGTGTCTTCGCGATCTCGccgtccttgtccttgagctcctgCACGGGGAACAGACGGAGCGCACCACCCCATTCGGGCTTCCAGGGGGTGTCGGGGTCAACGAGGTAGAGGATATAGCTAACGCGCCGGCTACCAATGACGTCGTCGTGGCAAAGGAGGTAGCATCCAGGCGTATAGATGTTGATAGCCATGTCAGTCTTGCGACCGCTCAACGGGCCGCAATTGGTAATGTGAGAGACATAGTTGCGGAAGGCTTCGGAGTATATAGCATCGCGCAGCTTGAGCAGCGAAGGCAGCTTAGCTAGAGACTCGTCGTCTAGACCATCGAGGTTGGCCAGGTCGCCTGACTGGTGGATCTTGTAGATGTCGGTCTCCTTGGGGGTGAACTCGacgttggccttgatctcgctGCGAACCGATCGAAGAAGGGAATCGTCAACAAGGCCGTTGATGACGGCATGCTTATAAGGTTCTGACTGGGCATATTGATCTGTATAGGAATCGAGGACCTTCTTGTCGAAAAGACCAGCACGAAACCGCTTCTGAGCTTCCTCTGAGGTCAAAGCTGGAAAAGTCTGGTGAGTGGAAGGTTGCGAAAGTACGATTGGGAGTGCTTACAAGGCTTGGACTTtttcttgttggccttggagGATCCAACAGCTGCTTCCACTTTTCTCTTCATAATGGCCAGCGCAATTGGTTTGATTTCCAGAAGCTGTGCAAGGTGGGAGGGCTTCTGTTGTAGATAAATTGAGGACGTGAGGTAACAAAAGTTGTGCGAAGTCGCAGCGCAAAGAATGGGCTGACGTCGCCAATCTATAAAATTTTGGCTCCAAAAATCGACCCATTTCAGGAAGCGTATGAGCCTGTCACCTCTTAACGCTTGATACTGCAGGACAAAGATTTTAAGAGCAACGAGCCACAAAATGTATTTAATATGAATTATGTGTACTCCAGGTAGGTACTCTGAGTGTCTTGGTTTCTTTCAGTCGAATCTAAATTTATCTTGCATAATTTAATTGTAGTCGATCATGCCGTTTATTGACCAGCTCTTCCTCATGAACCAGCCATGGGCGCTAAGGagagcagccatgatgatgggcCGATGGTGGACCTTATCTGATTACTGGCCGGAGCCAGCATGATGCATAGAAATTATGCAGGGCTATGCATGTACATACGCGCCGGTTCAGCCCTCATCATCGAGTAAAAAATTTCTGAGGATGCCAAGCACGGGATATTATCTCGCGATCCAAGACATTGGTAAGAGTCGTATACGCCGTGGGTTGCAGCATCACCTTGGCCGAGGATCCCACCAGACATCCATTATACCTTGTACCAAATCAGAGGCAAGATATAGTGACAAATCTTTAACTCGTGCTGCTCTCAAACTACACTTGACGTCTCTACATAGCCTTTGGAGTTCTTATAATTACCATCATGGCCAGTCAGagtaaagaagaagggcggAGAAAGGCACTGAAGCAAGTCAGAACTTCAACAATAAGGGGATATCATTCTAGAAGCTCCCTCGACTCTTACATGTTCTCTCATCTCTCGTCACATCATCACATCATCACTAAACTCCGGTATGTCGATTCGTGTACTTAGGCCAGATGGAATGACACAATTAGGTAGGCCCGCTTGTACGGACCGTATCGAAGCATTGGTTACCCATCTCGCACAGTAACGTACGGTTTTGGTGGGGTCATGCTAATGGAAGTTGACGTCCTTGAGGCTTGTAGGGGCTGGGGGTGTTAAACGGTTATTGGAGGTTGTCAACAGAGAAGCCCGGTTCAGATTGACATGTTGGTTACCTGTCTTGAGCTGTTGGTCTGTCTAGAGGTGCATCAAACAACCAATTGATCTCCAATTGCGGTGCTGGTGTAAGCGCTTTGTATTGACTCATAGAATGACGAACATGTCACGCCTAATATGGaaccagaagaaggatgtTCCGGGTTAGGCACCAGGAAGTATGGGGAGTATGGAATGTGTCTTGAGACAGAATATCAATTGATATAAATTTACAGACCATCACCACTAAGAGCGGTCAGTCTTGTGGCGACCACATAGTAGTGTATGGCTTCAAACGCCATAAATTTGCATGCGTAGAACAGAAAATCACAACTTCTTTGCTTATTCCCAATTATACATCCCTCCTCTTGGTGATGAAACAACTTGAAACGAATTACATGGTACGACTATTGTCCCTTAGAGGGCAAACAGCATAGCCATGACAACACCCAAGACACCAGCGGCGCCCTCACGCGCAGCAGTATTGCCGCTATCGCCACCAGCGCTGCCAGACGCCGGCGTGGTCTGGCTGCTACCAGCACTGGACGTGGGAGTGGTGGCACCAGAGGCGCTGCCAGAGGCGGCGTTCTTGTCGCATGTAACCTCGTCGGGAAGATCGGTCACTCCGGCGGTCGAGCAGATCTGCTTGGCGTACTTGACGGCGGTTTCCTTGCCGGCGGCATCGCACTTATCCTCAAGACAACATGCGATGCCAGAGAGGAAGTCCTTGTTGCTGCAGATGCACTTGACGTCGAGCTGTCCGCATCCCGCGACGCCGCCACCGGTGGTGTACTTGCTAACACATGGTTGCTATATAGGCAGACAGAAGAGATTAGCATAGGTAGTCGAATTGCGAGCGGTAACGTATCAAGTCTGGATATTCAGCTCATGAGGGAGGCTCTGCGACGTACAGCGCAGGTTGGTAACTTCTCTTGCTGAGCGGCAACAAGGCCAGCCAGGAGGACGGATGTGAACACCGACAGCTTCATGATGAATACTCGGACAGTAAAGATGATGAAACTGAAATTGAAATTGAAACTGAATGAatgtcaagaagagagagttATGCGGTTTCACGTACGCGCGTCGTAGATTTAAGAAAGACTCCTTATGTGAGACAAGACAGTTTTACCCAGctatcaccaacagcaacaagcttACACAGGAGCTACGCCCATTATGTACTCTTGAGCACCCTGACCTAAGTTGTAACCATGCTAGCGGGCCTTTTCCTTCGTAATAAACGCTCACGGTCCCCAGAAGCGGCAAAATGTCTGAGCCGTATCCGTAATTCCCCCCAACTCTAATGATTCATATGCAAATCACCAGCCAATCGCCATATTTCCACGTGTTCCAGACCATTTCGGCAGATTGCACGCTTGGCTATCGCTATGGAACCGCCTGATGATCGGGTGAAACGGCCCCGCGGGGACGATGATCAATACCCAAATATCTGCAATAATTTCAATGAGATTCAAAACTTGAACACGATGTATCGTTCTTGTTGTACTGTATGCTACATACACAACATGGGACATCTTGGCAATCAACAAGGGTAGCAAGATAGCTTGGTTTCAGAAAATGTGTCTCAATACAAGCCACTTCATATCAATAGAACTTAGTCTCATTCTTATCGTCTAGGCGTTTTTAGAGCATGCCAACCTTGGTGCCAGTTACACCGAAAGGAGAAATTCATCATCAGGTACCTGATAAATATCAAGGCTATAGAAAACAAGAACGCCTCGATCCTCTGGGAATGGTTGCCACTCACTATTGATCCTTTAGCGTCTCAATTCATGCTTCTATCTTTGGGGTCCAGCCCGGTTATTCACAGCAAGTCTATCTCTGCTCAATAGACGCCTCCGCCAATAGTTCCTTTGCTAGCCACCGCCATCAGAACTGCTATCATATCCTCTCTTA is a genomic window containing:
- a CDS encoding related to component of NuA3 histone acetyltransferase complex, yielding MKRKVEAAVGSSKANKKKSKPSLTSEEAQKRFRAGLFDKKVLDSYTDQYAQSEPYKHAVINGLVDDSLLRSVRSEIKANVEFTPKETDIYKIHQSGDLANLDGLDDESLAKLPSLLKLRDAIYSEAFRNYVSHITNCGPLSGRKTDMAINIYTPGCYLLCHDDVIGSRRVSYILYLVDPDTPWKPEWGGALRLFPVQELKDKDGEIAKTPLPDVTKVIPPAWNQLSFFAVQPGESFHDVEEVYRAETKEQLERDGGRIRMAISGWFHIPQIGEDGYIKGEEERNAKNSGLMQLQGNPAQYDMPQPQVMKVDKASQDGFDEADLEFLLKYISPAYLVPDALEEISETFNEMFEITLPDILGKKFAQRLRDYVEAEEKKPAQEDTATIEKKTSWRVAKPPHKARYLYQQPSRPDQLRTSQEESPITELLDIFLPSRQFRQWLQMATKTTIESADLLARRFRRGLDYTLATGHEGKARVEINLGFTPTSGWGEDEEEDPEEEAEDQNGEDVKNKGKGKAKAVEKKKEEETPEVGGQEIFMSGDDDADEDAAVYKTGDDDDNILFFQAASWNKMTIVMRDSGALKFVKYVSKSAKGDRWDISGAFEIEEEEDDEDAGEGAAPDDDDDDEEEFQGFSPDAAESDSE